In a genomic window of Erigeron canadensis isolate Cc75 chromosome 5, C_canadensis_v1, whole genome shotgun sequence:
- the LOC122600979 gene encoding mavicyanin-like has product MAVQLSFAIIFFVLIQTNVLAYQYQVGNLQSWNIPTSEDPKVYTNWPKKLNFRIGDSLLFLYPPSQDSVIQVTKESYNACNLKDPILFMNNGNSLFNITSPGVFYFTSGVSGHCGKGQKLQISVLAADGSLPLPPASGPSGALADSAPSYPTVFGGIPSGPSSSSSTIKMSVLISAAIGLVIYGLVGGRI; this is encoded by the exons ATGGCTGTTCAGTTGTCGTTTGCGATTATCTTCTTCGTGTTGATACAAACGAACGTGTTAGCATATCAATACCAAGTTGGAAATCTTCAATCTTGGAACATACCAACTTCTGAAGATCCAAAAGTTTACACAAATTGGCCTAAAAAACTTAACTTCAGGATTGGTGATTCTCTTT TGTTCTTGTACCCACCAAGCCAAGATTCAGTGATTCAAGTGACAAAAGAATCATACAATGCTTGCAATCTCAAAGATCCAATCTTGTTTATGAACAATGGAAATTCTTTATTCAACATCACTTCACCGGGTGTTTTTTACTTCACTAGTGGTGTTTCGGGTCATTGTGGAAAAGGCCAAAAACTTCAGATTTCTGTGCTTGCTGCAGACGGCTCGTTGCCTCTCCCTCCTGCCTCTGGTCCTAGTGGTGCATTGGCTGACTCTGCACCTTCCTATCCCACCGTGTTTGGCGGAATCCCTTCAGGACCATCATCCTCATCGTCGACCATTAAAATGTCAGTTTTGATTTCTGCAGCCATTGGACTTGTAATATATGGTTTAGTTGGAGGCAGGATATAG
- the LOC122600355 gene encoding protein LEAD-SENSITIVE 1-like, producing MGFLSHRVDRSELKAGDHIYTWRTAFAYSHHGIYVGGNKVVHFTTGEKVGLGSAFSSSDESVYGSCLSSPDCGFKKPGSGVVLSCLNCFIGSGSLYLYRYGMKTYVHFSRLRGGTCTVAESDPPEQVIYRAMYLLQNGFGSYNLVLNNCETFALYCKTSLVGRDQPVTVSSGQVHSWVTAPLNTIATSTAKWFISTRLMGGGRPITVSSGQVGSWVSVPLTAVVTSTKFICSSSLASVVTTAGMHCYSRYMNDIGVRDDVIKVKVEDITLFQDGTNL from the exons ATGGGATTTTTGTCACACAGAGTGGATCGAAGCGAATTAAAAGCAGGAGACCACATTTACACTTGGAGAACTGCCTTCGCCTATTCTCACCATG gcatttatgttggtggaAACAAAGTTGTGCACTTCACCACAGGAGAAAAAGTCGGTCTTGGTTCGGCCTTTTCGTCTTCAGATGAGAGTGTTTATGGCTCATGTTTAAGCAGTCCTGATTGTGGATTTAAAAAGCCTGGAAGTGGAGTGGTTCTCTCTTGTTTGAATTGTTTCATTGGAAGCGGATCTTTGTATCTTTACAGATATGGAATGAAAACATATGTGCACTTCTCTAGACTCCGTGGTGGCACTTGCACTGTTGCAGAATCAGACCCACCTGAACAAGTGATCTACCGAGCCATGTATCTGCTGCAAAACGGATTTGGAAGttataatttggttttgaacaaCTGTGAGACCTTTGCTTTGTACTGCAAGACAAGTCTTGTGGGTCGTGACCAGCCTGTCACTGTAAGCAGTGGTCAAGTGCATAGCTGGGTTACTGCGCCTTTGAATACCATTGCTACTTCAACAGCTAAATGGTTTATCTCAACAAGGCTTATGGGTGGTGGACGGCCTATCACTGTAAGCAGTGGTCAAGTGGGTAGCTGGGTTAGTGTGCCTTTGACTGCCGTTGTTACTTCAACAAAGTTCATTTGTAGTAGCTCTTTGGCTTCTGTAGTTACAACAGCTGGGATGCATTGTTACAGCCGGTATATGAATGACATTGGTGTTCGTGATGATGTTATTAAAGTCAAGGTGGAGGATATCACATTGTTTCAAGATGGAACGAACTTATGA
- the LOC122601764 gene encoding protein LEAD-SENSITIVE 1-like yields the protein MGYFSHKVDPTKIKAGDHIYAWRTAYTYSHHDSSGIYVGTNKVVHFTAPDDSGSGFSWLSGSCFGSIDCGCSQPKSGSSSGSSRLLNCGCSQPKSGSSYSSSLCSCLSSNLNQPVASCLSFPDCGFQQRGSGVILSCLNCFVGTGSSYLYQYGLNKYVYMSKLRGGTCTIAKQTRPKM from the exons ATGGGTTATTTTTCTCACAAAGTTGATCCAACCAAAATCAAGGCAGGAGATCATATCTACGCTTGGAGAACTGCCTACACTTACTCGCATCatg ATTCATCAGGTATTTATGTTGGTACAAACAAGGTTGTTCACTTCACTGCTCCTGACGATTCAGGTTCTGGTTTCTCATGGCTTTCAGGTTCATGCTTCGGATCTATTGACTGTGGATGCTCACAACCTAAAAGCGGAAGCAGTTCTGGTTCAAGCCGCTTACTTAACTGTGGATGCTCACAACCTAAAAGTGGAAGTAGTTATAGTTCTAGCTTGTGTTCTTGCTTATCTTCAAATCTGAACCAGCCAGTTGCTTCATGTCTGAGCTTTCCTGACTGTGGATTTCAGCAACGTGGGAGTGGAGTGATCCTTTCTTGTTTGAACTGTTTTGTTGGAACTGGATCTTCGTACCTCTATCAGTATGGACTGAATAAATACGTGTACATGTCCAAACTGCGTGGTGGCACTTGCACCATTGCAAAGCAGACCCGCCCCAAGATGTGA
- the LOC122601763 gene encoding protein LEAD-SENSITIVE 1-like, whose product MYLLQNSVFGDYHVVKNNCEDFALYCKTGLLIRCNPTPTTGSSGQVNFWSNVSWKSIVYSAAEKVVRTTMPYVTVTVEIGVHSWKKYKTDIGVRDDVEKVKVEEVASFREVVNHG is encoded by the coding sequence ATGTATTTGTTGCAAAACAGTGTCTTTGGGGACTATCATGTTGTTAAGAACAACTGTGAGGATTTTGCATTGTATTGCAAGACGGGTCTTTTGATTCGTTGCAATCCCACTCCTACCACTGGAAGCAGTGGTCAAGTGAATTTCTGGTCTAATGTGTCATGGAAGTCCATTGTTTATTCAGCTGCTGAAAAAGTTGTGCGTACTACTATGCCTTACGTTACAGTTACAGTAGAGATTGGAGTGCATAGttggaaaaaatataaaactgaTATTGGTGTTCGCGATGATGTTGAAAAGGTAAAGGTGGAAGAAGTTGCATCGTTTCGTGAAGTAGTCAATCATGGGTGA